Genomic segment of Octadecabacter arcticus 238:
TTACAAAGCAATCGCTTAACCGTGTGTTGCGGGCATTGGTTATGGATGGTTTGGTCCGCAATGAAGTCGGTAAGCGCGACAAGCGGGAACGGCATTTGTATTTGACGCCAGACGGCGAAGCGTTGGAGCGGCAATTGTCGGATGCCCAGCGCGACCGGATGCGCACCGCCTACCGCGCCGCGGGGCCTGAGGCCGTGACAGGGTTCAGGCAAGTGCTTGAGGCGATGATGGATGAAGACATGCGCAATCGTTATGATGCGTTGAAAGACCTGAAGGGGTAACACAATGCACAGTGAACAGCCACATTTGCTGATTGTCGATGATGATGAGCGTATCCGCGTGTTGTTGCAGAAATTTCTGGTGCGCAACGGGTTCCTCGTGACGGCCGCACGCGATGCAGCCCATGCACGGCGGATTTTGGCGGGCTTGGATTTTGATATGCTTGTGCTGGATGTGATGATGCCCGGTGAAGACGGCGTGACGCTCTGCGCTGATCTGCGCCGTGAACGCGACACGCCGATTTTGTTGCTGACTGCAAAGGCGGAGACTAGTGACCGGATCGCGGGACTTGAGGCGGGGGCAGATGATTACCTGGCCAAGCCGTTTGAACCCAAGGAATTATTGCTGCGGATCAATTCGATCTTGCGGCGCGTGCCGCCATCGGAAGCCGAAAGTGTCGTGCCCAAAGTGCTGCATCTGGGGCCGTTGCGCTATGAGATGGAACGCGGCGAGATGTGGCGCGGCGAGGATTTGGTGCGGCTGACCGCGACAGAGGTTCAGTTGATGAAAATATTCTCGACCACGCCGGGGGAAGCGATAAGCCGTGAGGATTTGGTAGATCGTTTGGGTCGATCTGGCGGACAGGCGCAAGAGCGTGCTGTCGATGTGCAGATCACACGGTTACGCCGCAAACTGGAGGCGGACCCTAAACAGCCGCGCTATCTGCAGACGGTGCGGGGTGCGGGATATATGTTGGCGCCTGATTAAGAGACGTATGCCTCCGGCGGGAATATTTATGAGACAAAGGCAATGACGAGGGGGCCGAGATGGTAACTGCATTGATTACGCATAAGGCGTGTTACGATCACGTAACGCCGCAAGGACATCCCGAGCAAGTGGCGCGGTTGGATGCGGTTTTGGGCGCGTTGGCTGGTATGGATTTGCTGCGCGTTGACGCGCCGTTGGCTGCGGATGACGATTTACTGCGCGCGCATCCCAAGGGGCATGTTGATACGATCAAAGCAGCGGCCCCGTCCGAGGGGTGGCGGTCGTTGGATGCTGACACGCATATGTCTATTGGCACATTGGAGGCAGCGTATCGTGCGGCGGGTGGTGTCGTTAAGGCTGTCGATCTGGTGATGGCGGGCGAAGCTGGTAATGCATTTGCCGCGGTGCGCCCACCTGGACATCACGCAGAGCGCGAGACTGCGATGGGGTTCTGTTTCTTTGGCTCTGTTGCAGTGGCGGCCAAGCATGCCCTTGAATTCCACGGGTTGAAGCGTGTTGCGATATTGGATTTTGATGTGCACCACGGCAATGGTACGCAAGATTTGGTTGAAGGCGATGCGCGGATTCTATTCTGTTCGAGCCATCAGATGCCATTGTACCCCGGCACGGGGGCGGCGCATGAAACTGGCGTCGGCAATGTTGTGAATGTGCCGCTGCCGGACGGCTGTGGATCGGCCAAATTCAGGGCCGCGTGGGAGCGCGAGGTGTTTCCGCGCGTTGAAGCGTTCAAGCCGGAGCTTTTGTTGATATCGGCAGGATTTGATGCGCATGCGGATGATCCATTGGCGGGGATGATGTTGCATGAGGACGATTTCGCGTGGATCACTGGCAAGCTATGTGATCTGGCGGACAAGCATTGTTCAGGCCGTGTGGTATCCGCGCTTGAGGGCGGTTATGATCTTGAAGCCTTGGGCCGTTCGGCGCGGGCGCATGTAGACACATTAAAGGAGCGCGCGCGATGAGTGCAGACGTAAAGAGCATGAGTTTCGAGGACGCGCTGCGCGAGCTGGAACAGGTAGTCGGCAAGTTGGAGCGTGGCGAGGTTCCTCTCGACGAGTCTATTGCGCTGTATGAACGCGGGGCCGCCTTGAAGAAACGCTGTGAGGCGAAGCTGAAAGAGGCCGAAGAAAAGGTCGCTAAGTTGACTTTGGATGGTGACGGGCAACCGACGGGTACGGAACCTTTGGATGGCTGATGCATTGAAAGATGCGTTGAAGTATGCCGCAGAGGTTGTTGAGGCAGCAATCGCGGCAGCCGTGCGGCCAGTGAAAACACCTATCCCCGAAGCGATGATGTATGCAGTGCGTGGCGGAAAATCGTTGCGCGGGTTTCTGGTTCTTGAGGGCGCGCGTTTACACGGCGTTCAGGAGCGGATCGCGGCACCGATTGCTGGCGCAATCGAGGCGATGCACGCCTATTCCCTGATCCATGATGATTTGCCCTGTATGGATGACGACGATCTGCGACGTGGCAAGCCAACGGTGCACCGCAAGTGGGACGAGGCGACGGCGGTGCTGACCGGTGATGCGTTGCAGGCCTTGGCGTTTGAATTGATTATGCTGGCAGATATCACGCCAGAGACGAAGGTCGTTCTGGCGCATATGTTGGCTGTTGATGCTGGTGAGCGCGGAATGGTTGGCGGGCAAGCCGCGGATATCGCAGCGGAGTCGGCGGCTGCGGCGCTGACGCTGGGTGAGATTGAAAGTTTACAGGCCAAAAAGACTGGTGCGTTGGTTGAATGGGCCTGTGCGGCAGGGCCACGAATTGCTGGCGCGGACGAAATGCCAATGCGCCAGTACGGACGTGCGCTGGGCCGTGCATTTCAGATTGCCGACGATATTCTGGATGTAACAGGCGACGCGGAGGCGGTTGGTAAGGCCGTCGGGAAGGATCATGCTGCGGGTAAGGCCACCTTTGTCTCGCTTTTAGGGCTGGATGGGGCGAAAAGCCGCGCAGTTGAGTTAGTGGACGAAGCATGTGATGCATTAGATGTCTATAGAGAGGCGGCTAACACATTGAAGGCTGCTGCGCGGTTTGTCGTGCAACGCACACATTGAGCGTCTTGAACTGTAATTGCTGAAGGATGGCCTGATATGGCTGAGAGACCAAAGACCCCGCTTTTGGATCAGATCGATCTGCCGAGTGACCTAAACGGGTTGTCCGATTTGCAGTTGCGCACGCTCGCCGATGAGTTGCGGGCAGAGACGATTTCGGCTGTGTCAGAAACCGGCGGACATTTGGGGGCCGGGCTTGGTGTAGTTGAATTGACCGTGGCGCTGCATGCGGTTTTTGATGCGCCCAAGGACAAGATTGTCTGGGACGTGAGCCACCAGACCTATCCGCACAAAATCCTTACAGGACGGCGGGACGGAATCCGCACCTTGCGTCAAAAGGACGGGTTGAGCGGGTTCACCAAGCGGTCTGAATCGCCTTACGATTGCTTTGGTGCGGCGCATTCATCCACGTCGATTTCTGCCGCCCTCGGCTTTGCTGTTGCGCGGGATTTGGGTGGTGAGGGTGGCGACGCGATTGCGGTCATAGGCGATGGGGCAATGTCTGCGGGCATGGCCTACGAGGCATTGAACAACGCAGGGCATTTAAAGAAACGTCTGATCGTAATTTTGAACGACAATGAAATGTCGATTGCACCGCCCGTCGGGGCGATGTCGTCATATTTGTCGCGGCTTTATGCGGGTGATCCGTTTCAGGAATTTAAGGCGGCGGCCAAAGGTGCCGTTTCGTTCTTGCCCGGACCTTTGCAAGAAGGCGCGCGGCGGGCCAAGGACATGTTAAAGCATATGACCGTTGGCGGCACTTTGTTTGAGGAGTTGGGCTTTTCGTATCTGGGGCCAATTGACGGGCACGATATGGAACAATTACTGTCGGTCCTGCGGACCGTGAAAACCCGCGCAACGGGGCCGATCCTGATCCATGCGATCACTAAAAAAGGTAAGGGCTACGCTGAAAATCGCGCGGATCGCGGTCATGCGACGGCGAAGTTCGATGTTGTCACGGGCGAGCAGAAGAAGACGCCGAGCAATGCGCCATCCTACACGTCGGTGTTTGCGGAAAGCCTGATCAAACAGGCGACCAAGGACGACAAGATCGTGGCGGTGACGGCGGCGATGCCAGACGGCACAGGCTTGGATCGGTTCATGTCACGGTTTGCGTCGCGTTGTTTTGATGTCGGAATTGCCGAACAACATGCGGTGACATTTTGTGCCGGCCTTGCGGCGGGTGGGATGAAGCCATTTTGCACGATATATTCGACGTTCCTGCAACGCGGGTACGACCAGATCGTGCATGATGTGGCCATTCAGCGCTTGCCTGTGCGGTTTGCAATTGATCGCGCCGGGCTTGTCGGCGCTGATGGCGCGACCCATGCGGGATCGTTTGATGTGGCGTTTCTGGCGAACCTTCCGGGATTTGTCGTGATGGCCGCCGCTGACGAGGCTGAGTTGACGCGCATGGTCGCGACAGCTGTGGCCCATGACAGCGGACCTATCGCGTTCCGGTTTCCACGTGGTGAAGGTGTCGGTGTTGAAATTCCCGATGACGCGCAGCCGCTGGAAATTGGCAAAGGCCGGATGATCCGCGAAGGGTCTAGGGTTGCTATTTTGTCGTTCGGCACACGGTTGCAAGAAGTTGAAAAAGCCTGCGAAGCGCTGGCCGCGAAAGGTATCACGCCGACGGTTGCGGACGCACGGTTCGTCAAGCCGTTAGACCGTGAAATGATCCTTGGGTTGGCCCGCGATCACGAGGCGCTGATCACCGTCGAAGAGGGCGCAGTCGGCGGGTTCGGGTCACATGTGGCGCAATTGCTGGCCGAAGAAGGCGTGTTCGATCACGGCCTGAAATTTCGGTCCATGGTGTTTCCAGACATCTTCATCGACCAAGCGGGCCCGCGCGAAATGTATGAAGTTGCAGGCATGAACGCTGAACATATCGAGGCGAAAGTGCTGGATGTTTTGGGAGTCGGCGTGATTGGCAAACGCGCCTAGGGCTGCTTCGGTAGGCGCTTTTCGATCGCTTCAAGACGCACAAGGACTTCGTCGCGATAGGTGTCGGTTGCAGCGTTTGATTCTTCGTGGTGGGCGTCTTGCATTGAGTTGACGATCAGGCCGACAAGCAGGTTCACCACCGCAAAAGTCGTGACCATGATGAACGGAATGAAGAACGCCCATGCGTATTGGAACTCAACCATCACTGGGCGCACGATGCCCATCGACCAGCTTTCCAATGTCATGATTTGAAACAGGCTGCAGGCGGAATGGCCCAAGCTGCCGAACCATTGCGGGAACGTTTCGCCGAACATTTTGTTGCGATCACCGACCCGATGTAAAAGATCAGAGACATCAACATGAACACGCTGCCCATGCCGGGCAAAGCGGTCAAAAACCCTTCTACGACGCGGCGCAAGCTTGGCACTGCTGAGACGACGCGAAGCACTCGAAGAATACGAAGCGCGCGCAATACCGAGAACGCCTGCGCCGCAGGGATTAGTGCAATTCCAACGATTACAAAGTCAAAGACATTCCAGCCAGACCTAAAGAAGCGGAAATGCTGCGTAAAGAGTTTTGCCAGAATTTCGAGCACGAAAATCCACAGACAGATCGTGTCGAGCGTGTCGATCAACGTGCCCGCGTTGTTCATGATTGTGTCTGAAGACTCTAAGCCAAGAATCACTGCATTGAACAGAATAACGCCAATAATCATTTTTTGGACCCAATTGGTCGCCAGAATTTGCGCGGTCTTCTCTCGTACTGTCATCAATGGCCCCTTGGTTGAAATTCATATGGCTATTGGATTCCCCAAGGGCAAGTCGCGCACTATGGATTTCCGGTTTCTGCCGCCAGAAGCGCGGCAAGGCCCGCGCGGTAATCGGGATAAGTCAATTTTACACCGAGATCGGTTTTTATCCGGTCGTTGCGAACCTTTTTACTTTCGGCATAAAAACTACGCGCCATTGGCGTCAGATCAGCATTGGCGAAATCTTGCTCTGGCGGGATTGGCAGGCCAAGCAATTCAGCGGCATGTGCGATGACGTCTTGGGGCGGGGCTGGATCATCATCGCACAGATTATAGATCGCACCCGGGTTTGGTTGCGCGATGGAAGCGGCAAGCGTTTGGGCGATGTCCGC
This window contains:
- a CDS encoding MarR family winged helix-turn-helix transcriptional regulator, which encodes MEGSGRDTGNALLFLTDEQLRKGIEAMFFAYRGFTADPDRILADIAYGRAHHRAVHFIHRSPGTTVNNLLAMLGVTKQSLNRVLRALVMDGLVRNEVGKRDKRERHLYLTPDGEALERQLSDAQRDRMRTAYRAAGPEAVTGFRQVLEAMMDEDMRNRYDALKDLKG
- a CDS encoding response regulator yields the protein MHSEQPHLLIVDDDERIRVLLQKFLVRNGFLVTAARDAAHARRILAGLDFDMLVLDVMMPGEDGVTLCADLRRERDTPILLLTAKAETSDRIAGLEAGADDYLAKPFEPKELLLRINSILRRVPPSEAESVVPKVLHLGPLRYEMERGEMWRGEDLVRLTATEVQLMKIFSTTPGEAISREDLVDRLGRSGGQAQERAVDVQITRLRRKLEADPKQPRYLQTVRGAGYMLAPD
- a CDS encoding histone deacetylase family protein is translated as MVTALITHKACYDHVTPQGHPEQVARLDAVLGALAGMDLLRVDAPLAADDDLLRAHPKGHVDTIKAAAPSEGWRSLDADTHMSIGTLEAAYRAAGGVVKAVDLVMAGEAGNAFAAVRPPGHHAERETAMGFCFFGSVAVAAKHALEFHGLKRVAILDFDVHHGNGTQDLVEGDARILFCSSHQMPLYPGTGAAHETGVGNVVNVPLPDGCGSAKFRAAWEREVFPRVEAFKPELLLISAGFDAHADDPLAGMMLHEDDFAWITGKLCDLADKHCSGRVVSALEGGYDLEALGRSARAHVDTLKERAR
- a CDS encoding exodeoxyribonuclease VII small subunit, coding for MSADVKSMSFEDALRELEQVVGKLERGEVPLDESIALYERGAALKKRCEAKLKEAEEKVAKLTLDGDGQPTGTEPLDG
- a CDS encoding polyprenyl synthetase family protein, giving the protein MADALKDALKYAAEVVEAAIAAAVRPVKTPIPEAMMYAVRGGKSLRGFLVLEGARLHGVQERIAAPIAGAIEAMHAYSLIHDDLPCMDDDDLRRGKPTVHRKWDEATAVLTGDALQALAFELIMLADITPETKVVLAHMLAVDAGERGMVGGQAADIAAESAAAALTLGEIESLQAKKTGALVEWACAAGPRIAGADEMPMRQYGRALGRAFQIADDILDVTGDAEAVGKAVGKDHAAGKATFVSLLGLDGAKSRAVELVDEACDALDVYREAANTLKAAARFVVQRTH
- the dxs gene encoding 1-deoxy-D-xylulose-5-phosphate synthase; this translates as MAERPKTPLLDQIDLPSDLNGLSDLQLRTLADELRAETISAVSETGGHLGAGLGVVELTVALHAVFDAPKDKIVWDVSHQTYPHKILTGRRDGIRTLRQKDGLSGFTKRSESPYDCFGAAHSSTSISAALGFAVARDLGGEGGDAIAVIGDGAMSAGMAYEALNNAGHLKKRLIVILNDNEMSIAPPVGAMSSYLSRLYAGDPFQEFKAAAKGAVSFLPGPLQEGARRAKDMLKHMTVGGTLFEELGFSYLGPIDGHDMEQLLSVLRTVKTRATGPILIHAITKKGKGYAENRADRGHATAKFDVVTGEQKKTPSNAPSYTSVFAESLIKQATKDDKIVAVTAAMPDGTGLDRFMSRFASRCFDVGIAEQHAVTFCAGLAAGGMKPFCTIYSTFLQRGYDQIVHDVAIQRLPVRFAIDRAGLVGADGATHAGSFDVAFLANLPGFVVMAAADEAELTRMVATAVAHDSGPIAFRFPRGEGVGVEIPDDAQPLEIGKGRMIREGSRVAILSFGTRLQEVEKACEALAAKGITPTVADARFVKPLDREMILGLARDHEALITVEEGAVGGFGSHVAQLLAEEGVFDHGLKFRSMVFPDIFIDQAGPREMYEVAGMNAEHIEAKVLDVLGVGVIGKRA